TCGGCTGCACACACCACAATTGTGAATTGTGACAGTTTGTGCGCACCTTATCATACATATGCCACCGACCGGTTCACCGGTGCGAGCGAATCATCTTGCTCGCCGAAATGCAGACAAGATTGGGATTCACATAAACTATAGCTTTGGAGTTTGAACTTAAAACTGCTTGTTTACTCTTCCTCTAGGAGCTCTGCATTATACAAATCAAAAGATGCTacgaaagagagagaaagggggggAAAAAAGGAGGCTAAGAAATCAACTCCCTAGAATTATTTTCTAAGGGGTCAGGAACTCAAAATCCGAGAAGAGTCTAAAAAAGCTCAAAAAAAGCTGAGAAATGGAGAGAGAAACAAAATTAAGGGTTCCAAAAAGGACTGGCAGATAATTAAAACCTGGAGAAAAACCTCCTAGAAAAGATCAGTTTCTGGTTTTGCTGCATTATTCCTGGGCTATTGGATCAACTCTAGCGCAAAGCAAAGGCGACGACGTCCTAGATGAGCTGACGGAAGTCCGGCCCTATGCGGTTGTGGATCAAGAAGTCGTCGCCGATGAGTGGCCCCGTTGGCCCGTCGAACAGCAGCGGGCTGGGCGCGTGCATtaggccgccggcggccccggcgcccaCGTGCCCCATcgcctgcggctgcggctggtaCTGGTGGTGCGGGTGCAGGTGCGCCTCCTTCTGGCGGCGCAGCTCGAGCACCTTGCGGTGGGAGTTGGAGTGCTTCGACACCACGAAGGTCGGGCTCGCCGCCGGGCGGTACTCCGGCACGAGGCGCCCGGACTTGTACCGGACGCCGCACGCGTTGCACAGCGTCTTGGGGCCCAGGGGCCCCGTCCTCCACTGCGGCGTCTTGTCGGTCTCGCAGTGCAggcacctcctcccctccccggccgacgcagccgccgcggcggcggcggcggcgttcggcGCCGGGGTTGTCAGCGGTTCCTTCTTCTTGGCGGGCTTCGACGGTTTCTTGGCCGGGAACGCCGGCGCCGCGGTGCCGGACTCGGACGGCGAGATGGCCGCGGacgccggggacggcggcgacgcgggagGGGGCGGGAGCACGAGCAGGCGGGAGGCCCAGCTGCATGGCGCGATGCGGGAGCGCTTGCTGCGCGCCTTGCCTGGCACGGGCGCCTCCGGTGGCagcacgccgccggcgggcggcgccgcggcggccgcgggagcGGGAACggacgccgtggcggcggcggaggaggaggccggcgggatGCCGGTGATGAGCTGCAGTTTCTTGAGGTCCTCCGTGGGGAAGTTGTCCTCGCCCATGTAGTTGGACAGCCATTCCAGCTCCGCCAATTGGTCGT
This sequence is a window from Setaria italica strain Yugu1 chromosome III, Setaria_italica_v2.0, whole genome shotgun sequence. Protein-coding genes within it:
- the LOC101771845 gene encoding GATA transcription factor 12; protein product: MEVAAECAGGARVKKEADLFLVDDLLDLPCDEEEEVQEAVVEEGEGEGGKAGVCGSGAGGEEGAAGNASNDSSTVTVLDSCSNSLSGLADGDFSGGLVEPYDQLAELEWLSNYMGEDNFPTEDLKKLQLITGIPPASSSAAATASVPAPAAAAAPPAGGVLPPEAPVPGKARSKRSRIAPCSWASRLLVLPPPPASPPSPASAAISPSESGTAAPAFPAKKPSKPAKKKEPLTTPAPNAAAAAAAAASAGEGRRCLHCETDKTPQWRTGPLGPKTLCNACGVRYKSGRLVPEYRPAASPTFVVSKHSNSHRKVLELRRQKEAHLHPHHQYQPQPQAMGHVGAGAAGGLMHAPSPLLFDGPTGPLIGDDFLIHNRIGPDFRQLI